The following proteins are encoded in a genomic region of Odocoileus virginianus isolate 20LAN1187 ecotype Illinois chromosome 14, Ovbor_1.2, whole genome shotgun sequence:
- the DUSP1 gene encoding dual specificity protein phosphatase 1 yields MVMEVVSLDAGGLRTLLRERAAQCLLLDCRSFFAFNAGHIAGSVNVRFSTIVRRRAKGAMGLEHIVPNTELRGRLLAGAYHAVVLLDERSAALDCAKRDGTLALAAGALCREARGAQIFLLKGGYEAFSASYPELCSKQSTPMGLSLPLSTSVPDSAESGCSSCSTPLYDQGGPVEILPFLYLGSAYHASRKDMLDALGITALINVSANCPNHFEGHYQYKSIPVEDNHKADISSWFNEAIDFIDSIKNAGGRVFVHCQAGISRSATICLAYLMRTNRVKLDEAFEFVKQRRSIISPNFSFMGQLLQFESQVLAPHCSAEAGSPAMAVLDCSASTTTVFNFPVSIPVHPTNSALSYLQSPITTSPSC; encoded by the exons ATGGTCATGGAAGTGGTCTCCCTGGACGCCGGAGGCCTCCGGACGCTGCTGAGGGAGCGCGCGGCGCAGTGCCTGCTGTTGGACTGTCGCTCCTTCTTCGCTTTCAACGCCGGCCACATCGCCGGCTCGGTCAACGTGCGCTTCAGCACCATCGTGCGTCGGCGGGCCAAGGGTGCCATGGGTCTGGAGCACATCGTGCCCAACACCGAGCTGCGCGGCCGCCTGCTGGCCGGCGCCTACCACGCCGTGGTGCTGCTGGACGAGCGCAGCGCCGCGCTGGACTGCGCCAAGCGCGACGGCACCCTGGCCCTGGCCGCTGGAGCGCTCTGCCGAGAGGCGCGAGGCGCGCAAATCTTTTTGCTCAAAG GAGGATATGAAGCTTTCTCTGCTTCCTACCCGGAGCTGTGCAGCAAACAGTCGACCCCCATGGGGCTCAGCCTTCCCCTGAGTACTAGTGTCCCTGACAGCGCCGAATCGGGGTGCAGTTCCTGCAGCACCCCACTCTACGATCAG GGTGGCCCAGTGGAGATCCTGCCTTTTCTGTACCTGGGCAGCGCCTATCATGCTTCCCGCAAGGACATGCTGGATGCCTTGGGCATCACTGCCTTGATCAACGTCTCTGCGAACTGTCCCAACCATTTCGAGGGTCACTACCAGTACAAGAGCATCCCCGTGGAGGACAACCACAAGGCGGACATCAGCTCCTGGTTCAATGAGGCAATTGATTTCATAG ACTCCATCAAGAATGCTGGTGGAAGGGTGTTTGTGCACTGCCAGGCGGGCATTTCCCGATCGGCCACCATCTGCCTCGCTTACCTCATGAGGACTAATCGAGTCAAGCTAGATGAGGCCTTTGAGTTTGTGAAGCAGAGGAGAAGCATCATCTCCCCCAACTTCAGCTTCATGGGCCAGCTGCTGCAGTTTGAGTCCCAGGTCCTGGCCCCCCACTGCTCGGCAGAGGCGGGGAGCCCCGCCATGGCTGTGCTTGACTGCAGCGCCTCTACCACCACCGTCTTCAACTTCCCAGTCTCCATTCCGGTCCACCCCACGAACAGTGCATTGAGCTACCTTCAGAGCCCCATCACGACCTCTCCCAGCTGCTGA